Proteins encoded within one genomic window of Bacillus sp. 1NLA3E:
- a CDS encoding phospholipase D-like domain-containing protein encodes MLKKIVKILQALLFVIISACFVLLVWGKIDRTAAEKRMVFDKQPIQYPIRQSKITLYTDGKQFNNQLFSDISKAKHYVYINFFSIADDKVSHQFLDLLRQKSLGGVEVYYAVDRLGGILLKKKEIELLVKAGVHFTYYNKPAFPYLFSSLDHRNHRRISIIDGRIGYIGGFNIGKKYIGEKAKLGHWRDYHLQIRGEGVQDLKDQFVLDWKKNTEQQIPIHSATKEKGATLHQFTAYYSGEKLGQDYAMLFHQAKESIIIETPYFILNDRAIWNSIVDARKRGVRVKILFSPHSDALLVKEAAYPYIRKALKQGIEVYGYKKGVLHAKVFLIDETVLMVGTVNFDSRSFHLNEEMNCYIHDPVYISKIKPVINKDIQNSKRVTSSDVNQLSIKEKIKEKVAKMIEYYL; translated from the coding sequence ATGCTGAAAAAGATAGTGAAAATCCTTCAAGCACTCCTATTTGTAATTATCAGTGCATGTTTTGTTTTGCTTGTTTGGGGTAAAATTGACAGAACAGCAGCCGAAAAAAGGATGGTATTTGACAAGCAGCCCATCCAATACCCGATTCGTCAAAGTAAAATTACTTTGTATACGGACGGGAAACAATTTAACAATCAATTATTCTCAGATATAAGTAAAGCAAAACATTACGTGTATATCAACTTTTTCTCTATTGCTGATGATAAAGTAAGTCATCAGTTTCTGGATTTATTGAGGCAAAAAAGCCTGGGAGGTGTAGAAGTATATTATGCAGTGGACAGGCTAGGTGGAATTTTACTTAAGAAAAAGGAAATAGAATTATTGGTTAAAGCAGGAGTGCATTTTACGTATTACAATAAGCCTGCTTTTCCTTATCTTTTTTCTTCTTTGGATCATCGGAATCATCGGCGTATTTCAATTATTGATGGAAGGATTGGGTACATTGGCGGATTTAACATCGGCAAGAAGTATATAGGAGAAAAAGCAAAACTCGGTCACTGGAGAGATTATCACCTTCAAATACGAGGAGAAGGAGTTCAAGATCTAAAAGATCAATTTGTATTAGACTGGAAGAAAAACACGGAGCAACAGATTCCAATACACAGCGCGACAAAGGAAAAGGGAGCAACCTTGCATCAATTTACTGCATATTATAGCGGAGAAAAGCTTGGGCAAGATTATGCAATGCTGTTTCATCAAGCAAAAGAGTCCATCATTATAGAAACACCTTATTTTATACTAAACGACAGAGCTATTTGGAACTCAATAGTGGATGCAAGAAAAAGAGGAGTCCGTGTTAAAATTCTGTTCTCACCCCATTCGGATGCACTGTTAGTTAAAGAAGCAGCGTATCCATATATTCGAAAAGCATTAAAACAGGGAATAGAAGTATATGGTTATAAAAAGGGAGTGTTACACGCTAAAGTATTCTTGATTGATGAAACCGTATTGATGGTTGGGACCGTAAATTTTGATTCGCGCTCGTTTCATTTAAATGAAGAAATGAACTGTTATATCCATGACCCTGTCTATATTTCTAAAATAAAGCCAGTTATCAATAAAGACATCCAAAATTCAAAACGAGTAACATCCTCTGACGTCAATCAATTATCTATAAAAGAAAAAATTAAAGAAAAGGTTGCAAAAATGATTGAGTACTATTTGTAA
- a CDS encoding YjcZ family sporulation protein yields MLSGQNYSVNPPWSGSFAIIVVLFILLIIVGSAFVGRRYF; encoded by the coding sequence TTGTTATCGGGACAAAACTATTCTGTTAACCCTCCATGGAGCGGAAGTTTCGCAATAATTGTTGTACTGTTTATTCTACTTATTATCGTAGGTTCTGCCTTTGTTGGTCGAAGATATTTTTAA
- a CDS encoding isochorismatase family protein has product MSISEKGVTKVVVVGMMTHMCIDATVRAAVDLGFETTLIEDACATKDLSYLDKVVPAEQVHYGLSAHFKVCMQM; this is encoded by the coding sequence TTGTCTATAAGTGAAAAAGGTGTAACCAAGGTTGTGGTTGTAGGTATGATGACTCATATGTGTATTGATGCAACAGTTAGAGCTGCAGTGGATCTAGGCTTTGAAACTACACTAATTGAAGATGCATGTGCGACAAAGGATTTGTCTTACCTAGATAAGGTTGTTCCAGCAGAACAGGTTCATTATGGTTTGTCAGCGCACTTCAAAGTATGTATGCAAATGTAA
- a CDS encoding tRNA dihydrouridine synthase: MIDNFWRDLPRPFFVLAPMEDVTDVVFRHVVSEAGRPDVFFTEFTNSDSYCHPEGMQSVRGRLLFTEDEQPMVAHIWGDNPEYFRKMSIGMAELGFKGIDINMGCPVPNVSSRGKGSGLILRPDVAAELIQAAKAGGLPVSVKTRLGYKEVQEWEEWLTHIFKQDIANLSIHLRTRKEMSQVDAHWELIPEIKKLRDRIAPNTLLTINGDIPDRQTGLQLAEQYGIDGVMIGRGIFKNPYAFEIEPKEHSSKEYLDLLRLQLDLQDHNAEALPRSITGLHRFFKIYVKGFRGAGELRNQLMNTKSTDEVRALLDNFGKEC; the protein is encoded by the coding sequence ATGATAGATAATTTTTGGCGTGATTTACCACGACCATTTTTTGTACTTGCACCAATGGAAGATGTGACAGATGTTGTTTTTCGTCACGTAGTAAGTGAAGCCGGTCGCCCGGATGTATTTTTCACAGAGTTTACAAACTCGGATAGCTATTGTCATCCAGAGGGCATGCAAAGTGTGCGTGGCCGTTTGCTTTTTACAGAAGATGAACAGCCAATGGTGGCACATATTTGGGGGGATAATCCTGAATATTTCCGTAAAATGAGTATTGGCATGGCAGAACTAGGATTTAAAGGCATCGATATTAATATGGGCTGCCCTGTACCGAATGTGTCATCGAGAGGGAAAGGTAGTGGCCTTATTCTGCGTCCAGACGTTGCAGCAGAACTTATTCAAGCAGCAAAAGCGGGCGGACTGCCTGTCAGCGTGAAAACACGACTTGGCTATAAGGAGGTTCAGGAGTGGGAGGAGTGGCTAACGCATATTTTTAAACAGGATATTGCTAACCTTTCTATTCATTTACGTACAAGAAAGGAAATGAGCCAAGTAGATGCGCATTGGGAGCTAATTCCGGAAATCAAAAAATTACGTGACCGTATCGCACCAAATACGCTGCTAACAATCAATGGAGACATTCCTGACCGTCAAACTGGGCTTCAGCTTGCTGAACAATATGGTATTGATGGCGTTATGATCGGGCGAGGTATTTTTAAAAATCCTTATGCTTTTGAAATAGAGCCAAAAGAGCATAGCAGTAAAGAATACCTTGATCTTTTAAGACTGCAGCTTGATCTTCAAGATCATAATGCGGAAGCACTGCCACGTTCAATCACAGGGCTTCATCGCTTTTTCAAAATTTATGTCAAAGGATTCCGTGGAGCTGGTGAATTAAGAAATCAATTGATGAACACGAAATCAACAGATGAAGTGCGTGCATTGCTTGATAACTTTGGAAAAGAATGTTGA